A genomic region of Halopelagius longus contains the following coding sequences:
- a CDS encoding carbohydrate ABC transporter permease, producing MSFPDQTRSSYERTLDRIPDTLQVYVPILPVMVLVGVFILYPIAQAIYSSFFSKDLLNPSDVEFVGLANYAEIWTSPTIHQVLWNTLVWVTVGSLAAIVLGFVMGWLLHEKLPYVSVVSAIVLIPWVLPRVVGASIWQFMFGGSQGIVNELLVQLGVIDEYIVMLGSNDLSLWPPIVGMIWRLAPLFALLTLTSFQGIDDHLYEAARMDGATPWEQFRHVTLPMMRYNLAIGFLLMLIYNIRNFSMIWVMTKGGPGVSSSTLPVMIYRTAFVDFNVGLASALSMILFVVLLVFSYYYIKVYDKIQGEF from the coding sequence ATGAGCTTCCCAGACCAGACGCGTTCGTCGTACGAACGAACCCTCGATAGAATTCCCGATACGCTCCAGGTGTACGTACCGATTCTCCCGGTGATGGTCCTCGTGGGGGTGTTCATCCTCTACCCCATCGCGCAGGCGATATACTCCAGTTTCTTCTCGAAGGACCTGCTGAACCCCAGCGACGTGGAGTTCGTCGGCCTCGCCAACTACGCGGAGATATGGACCAGTCCGACCATCCATCAGGTGCTGTGGAACACGCTCGTGTGGGTGACCGTCGGCAGTCTGGCGGCCATCGTCCTCGGGTTCGTGATGGGGTGGCTGCTCCACGAGAAACTCCCGTACGTGAGCGTCGTCAGCGCTATCGTCCTCATCCCGTGGGTCCTGCCGCGGGTCGTCGGGGCGTCCATCTGGCAGTTCATGTTCGGCGGGTCGCAGGGCATCGTCAACGAACTGCTCGTCCAACTCGGCGTGATAGACGAGTACATCGTCATGCTGGGGTCGAACGACCTCTCGCTTTGGCCGCCCATCGTCGGGATGATTTGGCGACTCGCGCCGTTGTTCGCGCTCCTGACGCTCACGTCGTTCCAGGGCATCGACGACCACCTCTACGAGGCGGCGCGGATGGACGGCGCGACGCCGTGGGAGCAGTTCCGGCACGTCACCCTCCCGATGATGCGGTACAACCTCGCCATCGGCTTCCTCCTGATGCTCATCTACAACATCAGGAACTTCTCGATGATATGGGTGATGACGAAGGGCGGTCCGGGCGTCTCCAGCAGCACCCTCCCCGTGATGATATACCGGACGGCGTTCGTCGATTTCAACGTCGGCTTGGCGTCGGCGCTGTCGATGATACTGTTCGTCGTCCTCCTGGTGTTCTCGTACTACTACATCAAGGTCTACGACAAGATACAGGGTGAGTTCTGA
- a CDS encoding MarR family transcriptional regulator has translation MAHSTSNANGFGDLTPSAKLVHVLLQRESPLTQSELVEQTQLSARTVRNALDQLERADLVSKDICLRDARKRVYSTTANAE, from the coding sequence ATGGCTCACAGCACATCGAACGCGAACGGTTTCGGCGACCTGACTCCGAGTGCGAAACTCGTGCACGTTCTGCTTCAACGGGAGTCACCGCTGACCCAGAGCGAACTCGTCGAACAGACGCAACTGTCGGCGCGAACCGTCCGAAACGCGCTCGACCAGTTGGAACGTGCCGACTTGGTGAGCAAGGACATCTGTCTCCGCGACGCCAGAAAGCGGGTGTACTCCACGACGGCGAACGCCGAGTGA
- a CDS encoding ABC transporter ATP-binding protein, with amino-acid sequence MTRLELGNVTKTFDSPGGEVVAVNDLSLTVEEGEFLVLLGPSGCGKTTTLRMIGGLEEPTEGDVMFDGIRVNDVKARNRDVAMVFQDFALYPHMTVERNLGFGLEREDNDLSSAAITEKVREVAEMLEILDLLDKKPAALSGGQKQRVALGRAIVREPRLFLFDEPLANLDAKLRKTMRTEIDRLQSRMDITSAYVTHNQEEAMTIADKIAVLDDGKLQQVGTPAEVFNEPTNLFVARFVGSPDMNVFEATMTEDGDAYRIETAGTSFRIPAALVPGETAAMDVTVGFRPQDLFREGSSATRRGHGGPVIDTDVNVIEPLGTDAIVHADAEAGELTATVTRFHEIDEGESVRFTVAPEHVYLFEKETERLIKGRLDAETSDTGSAEEATV; translated from the coding sequence ATGACCCGGCTAGAACTCGGTAACGTAACGAAGACGTTCGACAGTCCCGGCGGAGAGGTCGTCGCCGTCAACGATCTCTCTCTGACCGTCGAGGAGGGGGAGTTCCTCGTCTTGCTCGGACCGTCGGGGTGCGGGAAGACGACGACGCTCCGCATGATAGGCGGGTTGGAGGAGCCGACGGAGGGCGACGTGATGTTCGACGGCATCCGGGTCAACGACGTGAAAGCGCGCAACAGGGACGTGGCGATGGTGTTTCAGGACTTCGCGCTCTACCCGCACATGACCGTCGAGCGGAATCTCGGCTTCGGCTTAGAACGGGAGGACAACGACCTCTCGTCGGCGGCGATTACGGAGAAGGTGCGGGAAGTCGCGGAGATGCTCGAGATTCTGGACCTCCTCGACAAGAAACCCGCGGCGCTGTCGGGCGGACAGAAGCAACGCGTCGCACTCGGGCGCGCCATCGTGCGCGAACCGCGACTGTTCCTGTTCGACGAACCCCTCGCGAACTTGGACGCGAAACTGCGGAAGACGATGCGGACCGAAATCGACCGCCTCCAGTCGCGGATGGACATCACCTCCGCGTACGTCACGCACAATCAGGAGGAGGCGATGACCATCGCGGACAAGATAGCCGTCCTTGACGACGGGAAACTCCAGCAGGTGGGGACGCCCGCGGAGGTGTTCAACGAACCGACCAACCTGTTCGTCGCGCGGTTCGTCGGCAGTCCGGACATGAACGTCTTCGAGGCGACGATGACCGAGGACGGCGACGCCTACCGGATCGAAACCGCCGGCACGTCGTTTCGCATCCCCGCGGCCCTCGTCCCCGGCGAGACGGCGGCGATGGACGTGACGGTGGGGTTCCGCCCGCAGGACCTGTTCCGCGAGGGCAGTTCCGCGACGCGGCGGGGTCACGGCGGGCCGGTCATCGACACCGACGTGAACGTCATCGAACCGCTCGGGACGGACGCCATCGTCCACGCCGACGCCGAGGCGGGCGAATTGACCGCCACGGTGACGCGGTTCCACGAGATAGACGAGGGCGAGTCCGTCCGGTTCACCGTCGCGCCCGAACACGTCTACCTCTTCGAGAAGGAGACAGAGCGACTCATCAAGGGACGGCTCGACGCCGAGACGAGCGACACCGGGAGCGCGGAGGAGGCGACGGTCTGA
- a CDS encoding VOC family protein, which produces MSDDDAPPVTAEYPDSAFRTTGTDHITIWGSNEADTLAFYRDLLGMRLVLRQPNLDDPSQTHLFFDTGDGRILTFFVGDRPSNPHGQRGTTGAVHHLCFSVDPERYEEVMEALDEAGRGYNVFDRGIFHSIYTQDNNGLVIELSTDKYDIPDDRRADVLATTQRIREEDGADYAKDEHLAAALEELGLDATPYDLPDADAGVGGVE; this is translated from the coding sequence ATGAGCGACGACGACGCGCCGCCGGTGACCGCGGAGTATCCGGACAGCGCATTCCGAACGACCGGAACCGACCACATCACCATCTGGGGGAGCAACGAGGCGGACACGCTCGCGTTCTACCGCGACCTGTTGGGGATGCGGCTGGTCCTCCGGCAACCGAACCTCGACGACCCCTCCCAGACCCACCTGTTCTTCGACACCGGCGACGGCCGTATCCTGACGTTCTTCGTCGGCGACCGGCCCTCGAACCCCCACGGCCAGCGCGGCACCACCGGCGCGGTGCACCACCTCTGTTTCAGCGTGGACCCCGAACGATACGAGGAGGTGATGGAGGCGCTAGACGAGGCGGGCCGCGGATACAACGTCTTCGACCGGGGCATCTTCCACTCCATCTACACGCAGGACAACAACGGCCTCGTCATCGAGCTCTCGACGGACAAGTACGATATCCCCGACGACCGGCGCGCGGACGTCCTCGCCACCACCCAGCGAATCCGCGAGGAGGACGGCGCGGACTACGCGAAGGACGAACACCTCGCGGCCGCCCTGGAAGAACTCGGCTTGGACGCGACGCCGTACGACCTGCCGGACGCCGACGCCGGCGTCGGCGGCGTCGAGTAA
- a CDS encoding amidohydrolase family protein, giving the protein MVDSHTHAWGHPSRDHPWVNGDIVDIVETFDVDAVYTAEKLLDDMDEAGVDEAVVVGYPICEWTDNWYTVKAATEYDRLSGIVMVDQFADGAAQRLRDLMSNDGILGFRLGAICPYDRMWETFDPSVEWLREAKAETEFWEAARETDAAVQILAHVEQLDQVVELVEAYPELTYLIDHFSHADPNESPDESAFARYAELAEYDTVYAKVSEVQHRSEEAYPYEDMHDHLRWLLEQFGRERLVWGADYPNVSDEATYEECLTWLERVDGLSSKDRKWLTGRAFERATK; this is encoded by the coding sequence ATCGTAGACAGCCACACACACGCGTGGGGGCATCCCAGTCGCGACCACCCGTGGGTGAACGGCGACATCGTCGACATCGTGGAGACGTTCGACGTGGACGCCGTCTACACCGCCGAGAAGTTGCTCGACGACATGGACGAGGCGGGCGTGGACGAAGCCGTCGTCGTCGGCTACCCCATCTGCGAGTGGACGGACAACTGGTACACCGTGAAGGCGGCGACGGAGTACGACCGCCTCAGCGGTATCGTGATGGTGGATCAGTTCGCCGACGGGGCGGCCCAGAGGCTCAGAGACCTGATGTCGAACGACGGGATACTCGGCTTCCGACTCGGCGCGATATGCCCGTACGACCGGATGTGGGAGACGTTCGACCCCTCCGTCGAGTGGCTTCGGGAGGCGAAAGCGGAGACGGAGTTTTGGGAGGCCGCCCGCGAGACGGACGCCGCGGTGCAGATACTCGCGCACGTCGAGCAACTCGACCAAGTGGTCGAACTCGTCGAGGCGTACCCCGAGTTGACGTACCTGATAGACCACTTCTCGCACGCCGACCCGAACGAGTCGCCCGACGAGTCCGCGTTCGCGCGGTACGCCGAACTCGCGGAGTACGACACGGTGTACGCGAAGGTGTCGGAGGTTCAGCACCGCTCGGAGGAGGCGTACCCCTACGAGGACATGCACGACCACCTGCGGTGGCTCTTAGAGCAGTTCGGCAGAGAACGCCTCGTGTGGGGGGCGGACTACCCGAACGTCAGCGACGAGGCGACGTACGAGGAGTGTCTGACGTGGTTAGAGCGGGTGGACGGACTCAGCAGTAAAGACAGGAAGTGGCTCACCGGACGGGCGTTCGAGCGAGCGACGAAGTAG
- a CDS encoding alpha/beta hydrolase, with protein sequence MSDGGPHDGRPIEVAGAPRAAATAAVVMLPGRGDSARNFLRLAEEFHHHGATYLAPEPAGKAWYPGPTDDPPEAKEPWLSSAFGLVARALDEAGAAGVPPERTVLVGFSQGACVAAEFAAARPRRYGGLAVLAGGLFGPDPEARAFEGSLDGTPAYLGCGDDDPRVDPERVRASAAAFRRLDADVTDEVSEGLGHAIGDDQMAAVRRLVGGVADETE encoded by the coding sequence GTGAGCGACGGCGGCCCGCACGACGGTCGACCCATCGAAGTGGCGGGCGCGCCGCGGGCGGCGGCGACGGCGGCCGTCGTGATGCTCCCCGGCCGGGGCGACTCGGCGCGGAACTTCCTGCGCCTCGCGGAGGAGTTTCACCACCACGGCGCGACGTACCTCGCGCCCGAACCCGCCGGGAAGGCGTGGTACCCCGGTCCGACGGACGACCCCCCGGAGGCGAAGGAACCGTGGCTCTCCTCGGCGTTCGGCCTCGTCGCCCGCGCACTCGACGAGGCGGGAGCGGCGGGCGTTCCGCCCGAACGAACCGTCCTCGTCGGCTTCTCGCAGGGGGCGTGCGTCGCCGCGGAGTTCGCCGCCGCGCGCCCGCGCCGGTACGGGGGCCTCGCCGTCCTCGCGGGCGGCCTGTTCGGACCGGACCCCGAAGCTCGGGCGTTCGAGGGCTCTCTCGACGGGACGCCGGCGTACCTCGGGTGCGGCGACGACGACCCGCGCGTGGACCCCGAACGTGTCCGCGCGTCGGCGGCGGCGTTCCGACGCCTCGACGCGGACGTGACCGACGAGGTGTCCGAGGGACTCGGCCACGCCATCGGCGACGACCAGATGGCGGCGGTACGTCGGTTGGTCGGCGGCGTCGCAGACGAGACGGAGTGA
- a CDS encoding ABC transporter substrate-binding protein yields the protein MSNEQQSYDRLDRRSFVAGLGAAAAAGLAGCSGGGDGGSGTGGGGGSGSQSLDFWLFGGIPAEREYISNHYGEFSDHDVSYQHQEWGQKYQIIASAAANDNLPDVMAGQTQQIPDYAGAGAIQPLDREGFGDRLEEINGNFIEANVETQMYSGLGDTDGERQWGVPGGYADLGPFVDIRTDYLEQTSFDEPPRTWPELVQLGTEMQELDDVSAAITAPGTDFGLTAGYFIGFVYANGGRYYDPESLTATVDQPGFVDAVKLYQEIAEAGLFPDSIAENDHIAAGRLLREGESGIFITYSHANAVYQTTGAPQEWLDGEGHTVTRAPLPENPSGQFEPRDLLLQNAQGFMLANGTESDAELQAALDYIEWWSQPEQLAPWTYRSDSDVGIRGRVPTLKSAFEDPSDLFESQFGDLITLYQNDNLFNRTSRFPSFSGVASVQSVINTQVIQPVVLGEATAEEACSNANSAVQDVIDDELA from the coding sequence ATGTCCAACGAGCAGCAATCGTACGACAGGCTGGATAGGCGGTCCTTCGTCGCGGGACTCGGCGCGGCGGCCGCGGCCGGTCTCGCCGGGTGTTCGGGCGGCGGCGACGGCGGTAGCGGAACCGGCGGCGGGGGCGGTTCGGGCTCTCAGAGCCTCGACTTCTGGCTGTTCGGCGGCATCCCGGCCGAACGCGAGTACATCAGCAACCACTACGGCGAGTTCTCCGACCACGACGTCAGCTACCAGCACCAAGAGTGGGGCCAGAAGTACCAGATAATCGCCTCCGCGGCGGCGAACGACAACCTCCCGGACGTGATGGCCGGACAGACCCAGCAGATTCCCGACTACGCCGGGGCGGGCGCGATTCAACCCCTCGACCGAGAGGGGTTCGGGGACCGTCTGGAGGAGATAAACGGCAACTTCATCGAGGCGAACGTCGAGACGCAGATGTACTCGGGCCTCGGCGACACCGACGGGGAACGGCAGTGGGGGGTCCCCGGCGGGTACGCCGACCTTGGCCCGTTCGTGGACATCCGGACGGACTACCTAGAGCAGACGAGTTTCGACGAACCGCCGCGGACGTGGCCGGAACTGGTCCAACTCGGCACGGAGATGCAGGAACTGGACGACGTCTCCGCCGCCATCACCGCGCCGGGGACCGACTTCGGGCTGACAGCGGGGTACTTCATCGGCTTCGTCTACGCGAACGGCGGCCGGTACTACGACCCCGAGTCGCTGACGGCGACGGTGGACCAACCCGGCTTCGTCGACGCCGTGAAGCTGTATCAGGAGATAGCCGAGGCGGGACTGTTTCCCGACTCCATCGCGGAGAACGACCACATCGCCGCGGGCCGTCTCCTCCGGGAGGGGGAGTCGGGCATCTTCATCACCTACTCGCACGCGAACGCGGTGTACCAGACGACCGGCGCGCCGCAGGAGTGGCTCGACGGCGAAGGTCACACCGTCACGCGCGCGCCCCTGCCCGAGAACCCCTCCGGGCAGTTCGAACCGCGGGACCTCCTCCTGCAGAACGCCCAAGGGTTCATGCTCGCGAACGGAACCGAGAGCGACGCCGAACTGCAGGCGGCCCTCGATTACATCGAGTGGTGGAGCCAACCCGAACAGCTCGCGCCGTGGACGTACCGGTCCGACAGCGACGTGGGCATCCGCGGGCGCGTTCCGACGCTCAAGAGCGCGTTCGAAGACCCCTCGGACCTGTTCGAGAGCCAGTTCGGCGATCTCATCACGCTGTACCAGAACGACAACCTGTTCAACCGCACCTCGCGGTTCCCCTCGTTCTCGGGGGTCGCCTCCGTCCAGAGCGTCATCAACACGCAGGTCATCCAGCCGGTCGTCCTCGGCGAGGCCACCGCGGAGGAGGCCTGCAGTAACGCCAACTCGGCGGTGCAGGACGTCATCGACGACGAGTTGGCCTAA
- a CDS encoding Rieske (2Fe-2S) protein has protein sequence MPERTRLTTVADVHENDSWLFTVRDQYGETEEVILLPCEESVEAWINRCMHQPQRLDRGFGAAVRDGEVVCPRHGSAFDTCSGHCDNGEAEGTTLVNVDVTVEDGTVYLDDRSYSFAHEGGIDEDGDDDGGPSSSSHISF, from the coding sequence GTGCCAGAGCGAACGCGACTCACGACGGTGGCGGACGTACACGAGAACGACTCGTGGCTGTTCACCGTCCGAGACCAGTACGGCGAGACGGAGGAGGTGATACTCCTCCCCTGCGAGGAGAGTGTGGAAGCGTGGATAAACCGGTGTATGCACCAACCGCAACGACTCGACAGGGGGTTCGGCGCGGCCGTCCGCGACGGCGAAGTCGTCTGTCCGCGACACGGGTCCGCGTTCGACACCTGCTCGGGGCACTGCGACAACGGCGAGGCCGAGGGGACGACGCTCGTGAACGTCGACGTCACAGTCGAGGACGGGACGGTGTACCTCGACGACCGGAGTTACTCCTTCGCTCACGAGGGCGGCATCGACGAGGACGGCGACGACGACGGCGGACCGAGTTCGAGTTCGCACATCTCGTTTTGA
- a CDS encoding aldehyde dehydrogenase family protein gives MVDISVDADWNSLYIDGEWTDSAGEETIANEDPSTRETFTRVPAGVEADVDAAYEAAAEAQTEWANAPPARRQRVVQEALGVLEENREAVIELLEYEAGGGQIMGETSVQIASDHLGEAATLPVRMKGEHAQSNVPGKENIVKRIPKGVVTVISPWNFPLNLSMRAVAPAIATGNAVVLKPATNTPIVGGLLLAKLFEEAGLPEGVLNVVTGRGSDIGDAVAGHPESDMVAFTGSTPVGRQVAATAAENLAVQAMELGGNNAHVVTADADLDRAIDGGVFGSFVHQGQVCISINRHVVHEDVYDEYVERLTERAEELTVGSAHDEDTIVGPIISESQRDEMLGYVEETVEAGATLETGGGIAELDGVEDSLVVEPTVLSDVTNDMPAACNEHFGPIAPVIPFSDVDEAVEIANGTEYGLSGSVHAGDFDTAMDVADRMQTGHVHINDQPINDEAHIPFSGTAASGMGGYNSETMLHEVTETKWISLQRDARDYPF, from the coding sequence ATGGTAGACATCTCGGTAGACGCCGACTGGAACTCCCTGTACATCGACGGCGAGTGGACCGACTCCGCGGGCGAGGAGACGATAGCGAACGAGGACCCCTCGACGCGCGAGACGTTCACGCGCGTCCCCGCGGGCGTCGAAGCCGACGTGGACGCCGCCTACGAGGCGGCCGCCGAAGCGCAGACGGAGTGGGCGAACGCGCCGCCCGCCCGGAGACAACGGGTCGTGCAGGAGGCCCTCGGCGTCCTGGAGGAGAACCGCGAGGCGGTCATCGAACTGCTGGAGTACGAGGCCGGCGGCGGACAGATCATGGGCGAGACGTCCGTCCAGATCGCCTCCGACCACCTCGGCGAGGCGGCGACGCTCCCCGTCCGGATGAAGGGCGAACACGCCCAGTCGAACGTCCCCGGCAAGGAGAACATCGTCAAGCGAATCCCGAAGGGCGTCGTCACGGTCATCTCGCCGTGGAACTTCCCGCTGAACCTCTCGATGCGCGCCGTCGCGCCCGCCATCGCCACCGGGAACGCGGTGGTCCTCAAGCCGGCGACGAACACGCCCATCGTGGGCGGCCTCCTCTTGGCGAAACTGTTCGAGGAAGCGGGCCTCCCCGAGGGCGTCCTGAACGTCGTCACCGGTCGCGGGTCAGACATCGGCGACGCCGTCGCCGGCCACCCCGAGAGCGACATGGTCGCGTTCACGGGTTCGACGCCCGTCGGCCGACAGGTCGCCGCCACCGCCGCGGAGAACCTCGCGGTACAGGCGATGGAACTCGGCGGCAACAACGCCCACGTCGTCACCGCCGACGCCGACTTGGACCGCGCGATAGACGGCGGGGTGTTCGGGTCGTTCGTCCACCAAGGGCAGGTGTGCATCTCCATCAACCGGCACGTCGTCCACGAGGACGTCTACGACGAGTACGTCGAGCGACTGACCGAACGCGCCGAGGAACTCACGGTCGGGAGCGCCCACGACGAGGACACCATCGTCGGCCCCATCATCTCCGAGTCTCAACGCGACGAGATGCTCGGGTACGTCGAGGAGACGGTCGAGGCGGGCGCGACGCTGGAAACCGGCGGCGGAATCGCGGAGTTAGACGGCGTGGAGGACTCCCTCGTCGTCGAACCGACCGTCCTCTCGGACGTGACCAACGACATGCCCGCCGCGTGTAACGAGCACTTCGGCCCCATCGCGCCGGTCATCCCGTTCTCGGACGTGGACGAGGCGGTCGAAATCGCCAACGGAACCGAGTACGGCCTCTCGGGGTCCGTCCACGCGGGCGACTTCGACACGGCGATGGACGTCGCAGACCGAATGCAGACGGGCCACGTCCACATCAACGACCAGCCCATCAACGACGAGGCGCACATCCCCTTCAGCGGTACCGCCGCCTCCGGGATGGGCGGGTACAACAGCGAGACGATGCTCCACGAAGTCACCGAGACGAAGTGGATATCGCTCCAGCGAGACGCGCGCGACTACCCGTTCTAA
- a CDS encoding VOC family protein, which translates to MLSDTPGVHHVSVVAGDPQRTVDFYTEVLGLRFVLRTVNFEDKFVYHLYFGDSEGRPGTVLTTFAYPADVEGRDGRPGIPSVQFSVPPDSLGAWTERLAARDIDTEGPSERFGERRLSLSDPDGTRIELIEDDAGEIGGGDAVEDESDADAWTSPVPADAAIRGVRGVSVRSTSPYVTASLLQTLGFELVAETDDAVRYRLPDGRESVVDLLLDDAPYGREGRGSIHHVAFGVGSEAELHEWRELLDERGFDVSRVKDRNFFHSLYVRDPGGVLFELCTERPGLGVDATDGAPGASLRLPSWLEEDREMIQSQLPTLTSPEGRDGDGGEGGEAPR; encoded by the coding sequence GTGCTCTCCGATACACCCGGCGTACACCACGTCTCGGTCGTCGCGGGCGACCCCCAGCGGACGGTGGACTTTTACACCGAGGTTCTCGGCCTACGGTTCGTCCTCCGGACCGTGAACTTCGAGGACAAGTTCGTCTACCACCTCTACTTCGGCGATAGCGAGGGACGCCCCGGCACCGTCCTCACGACGTTCGCGTACCCCGCGGACGTCGAGGGGCGAGACGGACGCCCCGGCATCCCGTCGGTGCAGTTTTCGGTACCGCCGGATTCGCTCGGCGCGTGGACCGAGCGACTGGCGGCGCGAGATATCGACACCGAAGGGCCGAGCGAACGCTTCGGCGAACGCCGCCTGTCGCTCTCGGATCCGGACGGGACCAGAATCGAACTGATCGAGGACGACGCGGGCGAAATCGGAGGCGGAGACGCCGTCGAGGACGAGAGCGACGCCGACGCGTGGACGAGTCCCGTCCCCGCCGACGCGGCGATTCGCGGCGTCCGCGGCGTCTCGGTGCGGTCCACGAGTCCGTACGTCACCGCGAGCCTCCTGCAGACGCTCGGGTTCGAACTCGTCGCGGAGACGGACGACGCCGTCCGCTACCGCCTCCCGGACGGACGGGAGTCCGTCGTGGACCTTCTCCTGGACGACGCGCCGTACGGCCGGGAGGGCCGCGGGTCGATACACCACGTCGCCTTCGGCGTCGGGAGCGAGGCCGAACTCCACGAGTGGCGCGAGTTGCTGGACGAACGCGGTTTCGACGTCTCGCGCGTGAAAGACCGGAACTTCTTCCACTCGCTGTACGTCCGCGACCCCGGCGGGGTGCTCTTCGAACTCTGTACGGAACGGCCCGGCCTGGGCGTGGATGCGACCGACGGCGCACCCGGCGCGTCGCTTCGCCTGCCGTCGTGGTTGGAGGAGGACCGCGAGATGATTCAATCGCAGTTGCCGACGCTCACCTCGCCGGAGGGGCGAGACGGCGACGGGGGCGAGGGCGGGGAGGCCCCGCGGTGA
- a CDS encoding IclR family transcriptional regulator, which translates to MSTTDRLRVKSAGTMFAVVDALQELDHPSVADVADRVGVPKSTAHDHLSTLEELDFVVKESEGYRIGARFLEYGGCARENMKVYRVARPVVKRLAEETGEHANLMIEEHGLGVFLYKAKGENAVTLDTRPGMRVPLQTTALGKAILAHTPREEVERILEEHGMPNVTEKTVTDPELLFEELAEVRERGYATDDEERVAGMRCIAAPVLDRNDEILGAVSVSGPMSRMNDERYQDDIPRSVKSAANVIEVNMTYS; encoded by the coding sequence ATGTCCACGACAGACCGACTTCGGGTGAAGTCCGCGGGAACGATGTTCGCCGTCGTCGACGCGTTGCAGGAACTCGACCACCCGAGCGTCGCCGACGTCGCAGACCGGGTGGGCGTGCCGAAGAGTACGGCCCACGACCACCTGAGCACGTTAGAGGAACTGGACTTCGTCGTCAAGGAGTCGGAGGGATACCGAATCGGCGCGCGGTTCCTCGAATACGGCGGGTGCGCGCGCGAGAACATGAAGGTGTACCGCGTCGCGCGTCCGGTCGTCAAGCGACTCGCCGAGGAGACGGGCGAACACGCGAACCTGATGATTGAGGAGCACGGCCTCGGCGTCTTCCTATACAAGGCGAAGGGCGAGAACGCCGTCACCCTCGACACGAGACCCGGGATGCGCGTCCCCCTCCAGACGACCGCGCTCGGAAAGGCGATTCTGGCGCACACGCCGCGAGAGGAGGTCGAACGGATACTCGAAGAACACGGGATGCCGAACGTCACCGAGAAGACGGTCACCGACCCCGAACTCCTGTTCGAGGAGTTGGCGGAGGTGAGAGAACGGGGGTACGCGACGGACGACGAGGAACGGGTCGCCGGGATGCGATGCATCGCCGCACCGGTGTTGGACCGGAACGACGAGATTCTCGGAGCAGTCAGCGTCTCGGGTCCGATGAGTCGGATGAACGACGAACGCTACCAAGACGACATCCCCCGGAGCGTCAAAAGCGCGGCCAACGTCATCGAAGTCAACATGACGTACTCGTAG
- a CDS encoding carbohydrate ABC transporter permease, with product MAADTDDPTAQFRKNQSWLYDSEGGAYLRKTLVGAATLLVFLFVLFPLYWMAVTAFKTTAEIQRIPPTVFPEEFSLEGFRLVVESSLQAGGYAGLVEDLFGYTVSSAIDIDILGLIFNSLKVAIGAGLIALVLGSVAAYVLARHEFPGKNALMSLLLASLMFPGTAIMVPEWELINTLNLFNTHVALVLIYGAMTAPFVVWLMKGFFDDFPDSIIDAARMDQCSSYETFRYVLVPMARNSLIASFIFAFLLAWNELVFALTLLSNENYTVPPGLLTFVQGFNTQWNVVAAASILVSLPVLVGLAYIQRYFVQGLTGGAIKG from the coding sequence ATGGCCGCAGACACCGACGACCCGACCGCACAGTTCCGGAAGAACCAATCGTGGCTGTACGACAGCGAAGGGGGCGCGTACCTGCGGAAGACGCTCGTTGGGGCGGCGACGCTCCTCGTCTTCCTGTTCGTCCTGTTTCCCCTCTACTGGATGGCCGTCACCGCGTTCAAGACGACGGCGGAGATACAGCGGATTCCGCCCACCGTCTTCCCCGAGGAGTTTTCCCTGGAGGGATTCAGACTCGTCGTCGAGTCGTCGCTACAGGCGGGCGGGTACGCGGGACTCGTCGAGGACCTGTTCGGCTACACCGTCTCCTCGGCCATCGACATCGACATCCTCGGGCTCATCTTCAACAGCCTGAAAGTCGCGATAGGCGCGGGCCTGATAGCTCTCGTCCTCGGGTCGGTGGCGGCGTACGTCCTCGCGCGCCACGAGTTCCCCGGAAAGAACGCCCTGATGAGCCTGCTTTTGGCGTCGCTGATGTTCCCCGGCACGGCCATCATGGTGCCGGAGTGGGAACTCATCAACACCCTGAACCTGTTCAACACCCACGTCGCGTTGGTGCTCATCTACGGGGCGATGACCGCGCCGTTCGTCGTCTGGTTGATGAAGGGGTTCTTCGACGACTTCCCCGACTCCATCATCGACGCCGCGCGGATGGACCAATGTTCGTCGTACGAGACGTTCCGGTACGTCCTCGTCCCGATGGCGCGAAACTCCCTCATCGCGTCGTTCATCTTCGCGTTCCTTCTGGCGTGGAACGAACTGGTGTTCGCGCTGACGCTCCTGAGCAACGAGAACTACACCGTCCCGCCGGGACTGCTCACGTTCGTGCAGGGGTTCAACACCCAGTGGAACGTCGTCGCCGCGGCGTCCATCCTCGTCTCCCTGCCCGTCCTCGTGGGACTGGCGTACATCCAGCGCTACTTCGTCCAAGGCCTGACCGGCGGCGCGATAAAGGGCTAA